From a region of the Oscillospiraceae bacterium genome:
- a CDS encoding ABC transporter A family member, with protein sequence MVAIQTTGLTKRFKDKTAVDNLNLSIENGELFALLGVNGAGKTTTIKMLSGLCSPTSGDAVLLGDSIVKAAHKVKENTNVSPQETAVARNLTVRENLELIAGIYGADKKAAKEKAENMIKSFALGEVADKKAKILSGGFQRRLSIAMALISDPKILFLDEPTLGLDVLARRELWKAIGALKGKVTMILTTHYMEEAEALSDRIGIMSDGHLKAVGTAKELIAQTNAKNFEDAFIALATETEATAL encoded by the coding sequence ATGGTTGCGATTCAAACGACCGGGCTGACCAAGAGATTCAAAGATAAAACCGCCGTCGATAATCTGAATTTATCGATTGAAAACGGCGAACTGTTCGCGCTGCTCGGCGTAAACGGCGCGGGTAAGACCACGACCATCAAAATGCTCTCGGGGCTTTGTTCACCGACCTCCGGCGATGCGGTTCTGCTCGGAGACAGCATTGTCAAGGCCGCGCACAAGGTCAAGGAGAACACCAATGTCTCCCCGCAGGAGACCGCCGTCGCCCGCAATCTGACCGTGCGTGAAAACCTCGAACTGATCGCGGGGATTTACGGCGCGGATAAGAAAGCAGCTAAAGAAAAAGCCGAAAACATGATCAAATCCTTTGCACTCGGCGAGGTCGCCGACAAAAAGGCAAAAATCTTATCCGGCGGATTTCAACGCCGCCTGAGCATTGCGATGGCGTTGATCTCAGACCCGAAAATTTTGTTTTTAGACGAGCCGACCCTCGGGTTGGACGTGCTCGCGCGCCGCGAACTCTGGAAAGCCATCGGCGCTTTAAAGGGCAAGGTCACGATGATTCTGACGACCCACTACATGGAAGAGGCCGAAGCGCTCTCCGACCGTATCGGGATTATGTCCGACGGGCATCTGAAAGCCGTCGGCACCGCCAAAGAACTGATTGCGCAAACCAACGCAAAAAATTTCGAAGACGCCTTTATTGCATTGGCGACCGAAACGGAGGCGACCGCTTTATGA
- a CDS encoding ABC transporter permease, translating into MRMLWFSSRNRKEMLRDPLNIAFGLGFPIAIMLLLSAIQANIPIEMFEIDHLTPGIAVFGLSFVSLFSATLISKDRTGSFLLRLFTSPMTSSDFILGYILPIFPMALVQVAVCFAFALALGLTLTVNILLSIVVQIPTMIFFIGIGLLCGSVFNDKQVGGICGALLTNLSAWLSGTWFDLKLVGGAFESIAYALPFAHAVDAGRAALSGDYAAIMPDLWWVIGYAAVMLGISIFAFSRKMKNDKV; encoded by the coding sequence ATGAGAATGCTGTGGTTTTCTTCCCGCAACCGCAAAGAGATGCTGCGCGACCCGCTGAATATCGCATTCGGTCTCGGATTCCCCATCGCCATTATGCTGCTGCTCTCGGCGATTCAAGCCAATATCCCGATCGAGATGTTTGAAATCGACCACCTCACACCGGGCATCGCGGTGTTCGGTCTGTCGTTCGTCTCGCTGTTTTCCGCCACGTTGATCTCCAAAGACCGCACCGGTTCGTTTTTGCTGCGGCTGTTCACTTCGCCGATGACATCTTCGGACTTCATTTTGGGCTACATATTGCCGATTTTCCCGATGGCGCTCGTTCAGGTCGCCGTTTGCTTTGCTTTTGCGCTTGCACTCGGTTTGACGTTGACGGTGAACATTCTGCTCTCGATTGTCGTGCAGATTCCGACGATGATTTTCTTTATCGGCATCGGGCTGCTGTGCGGCAGCGTGTTTAATGACAAACAGGTCGGCGGTATCTGCGGCGCATTACTAACGAACCTCAGCGCGTGGCTGTCCGGCACCTGGTTTGACTTGAAACTCGTGGGCGGCGCCTTTGAATCCATCGCCTATGCCCTGCCCTTTGCGCATGCCGTCGACGCCGGAAGAGCTGCGCTCTCGGGCGATTACGCGGCCATCATGCCCGATTTGTGGTGGGTGATCGGCTATGCGGCCGTCATGCTGGGAATTTCAATTTTCGCTTTCAGCCGAAAGATGAAAAACGACAAAGTATAA
- a CDS encoding redox-sensing transcriptional repressor Rex, with protein sequence MPLKEKEISVTTLRRLPVYLHYLNTIKNTRKNISSATIAAAFGLNDVQVRKDLGAVSGSGRPKTGYDVEQLIGQIEYCLGYGSETKTILVGAGNLGKALLSYRGFSDYGLNIIAAFDSSEAVVGTLINAKPVLPLGDIEVVCMNKNIKLGIITTPVEFAQETCDRLISCGIKAIWNFAPTILKAPEHVLIENENLASSLAILSKHLREGYSEENL encoded by the coding sequence TTGCCTTTGAAAGAAAAAGAAATCTCGGTCACAACGTTGAGAAGATTGCCGGTTTATCTGCATTATCTGAATACCATTAAAAACACACGAAAAAATATTTCATCCGCAACTATTGCGGCGGCGTTCGGCCTCAACGATGTCCAGGTTCGAAAAGACCTCGGCGCCGTGAGCGGTTCGGGGCGTCCTAAGACCGGATATGACGTGGAACAGCTGATCGGGCAAATTGAATACTGCCTCGGTTACGGAAGTGAAACAAAGACCATTCTGGTTGGCGCCGGGAACCTCGGAAAAGCGCTCTTATCGTATCGCGGCTTTTCGGATTACGGTCTGAACATTATCGCGGCGTTCGACTCAAGCGAAGCAGTGGTAGGAACACTGATTAACGCAAAACCCGTGCTGCCGCTCGGCGACATTGAGGTCGTATGTATGAACAAAAATATCAAACTCGGTATCATCACCACACCCGTTGAGTTTGCCCAGGAGACCTGCGACCGTCTGATCTCCTGTGGTATCAAAGCCATCTGGAACTTCGCCCCCACCATATTGAAAGCGCCGGAACATGTGCTGATCGAAAACGAAAATCTCGCTTCGTCGTTAGCCATTCTCTCAAAGCATCTGCGTGAGGGCTATTCGGAGGAGAACTTATGA
- a CDS encoding alpha-L-rhamnosidase C-terminal domain-containing protein — translation MSNISDLFPRLAGTDSDPRVRRYLTPSRVLTTGGNVTNAQALLAPKPSQITLVRGEVCALENAPGSEKAFVLLDFGIELNGAARIYVQSVRSESKRVNLRVRFGESAMEAMTPIGEKNTTNDHANRDMVLNVGFLSANETNETGFRFVYIELLDEDAKIELKAVQGVFIFRDLDYLGSFECDDPVVNQIWKAAAYTAHLNMQEYLWDGIKRDRLVWIGDMHTEVMTILSVFGANPVIPKSLDLVRDETPVGSWMNGISSYSIWWILLHDEWFSYTGDLDYLNAQKYYLIPLLQKLAEYIDENGSETLPNARFIDWPNQANSGATHAGLQAMMLLAFEKGGTLCGLLGDQETAELCDTCAAKLKKHIPDPCGSKQAGSLLVCVGLADAKETAQNLLTVGGAKGLSTFLGYWTLAAMSAAGDTDGALDLMREYWGGMLKMGATTFWEDFNIDWMENSAGIDELVPAGKNDIHGDFGAYCYKNFRHSLCHGWASGPAPWLTHHVLGIQILEPGCKKLKIEPHLGHLKFAHGTFPTPCGMVLVEVKNENGKLTTDVKAPEGVEVTTM, via the coding sequence ATGTCGAATATATCCGATTTATTTCCCCGGCTTGCGGGAACCGATTCCGATCCCCGCGTCCGCCGCTATCTGACCCCGTCCCGCGTGCTGACAACCGGCGGCAATGTTACCAACGCACAAGCGCTGCTTGCGCCCAAACCCTCGCAAATCACACTGGTCAGGGGTGAGGTCTGTGCGCTCGAAAACGCACCGGGTTCGGAAAAAGCGTTTGTACTATTGGATTTCGGCATCGAATTAAACGGCGCAGCGCGAATCTATGTCCAGAGCGTCCGTTCGGAGAGCAAGCGCGTCAATCTGCGCGTGCGGTTCGGCGAATCGGCGATGGAAGCCATGACGCCCATCGGAGAAAAGAATACGACCAACGACCATGCCAACCGCGATATGGTGCTGAATGTCGGCTTTCTCTCGGCCAACGAGACCAATGAGACCGGCTTTCGGTTTGTTTATATAGAATTGCTCGACGAGGACGCAAAAATCGAGTTAAAAGCCGTACAGGGTGTCTTTATCTTCCGTGACCTTGACTATCTCGGCAGCTTTGAGTGCGACGACCCGGTCGTTAATCAGATTTGGAAGGCGGCGGCTTACACCGCGCATTTAAATATGCAGGAATACCTATGGGACGGCATCAAGCGTGACCGGCTGGTCTGGATCGGCGATATGCACACCGAAGTCATGACGATTTTGTCGGTGTTCGGCGCGAATCCCGTCATTCCGAAATCGCTCGATCTGGTGCGCGACGAGACCCCGGTCGGCAGCTGGATGAACGGCATTTCCTCCTATTCGATCTGGTGGATTTTGCTGCATGACGAGTGGTTTTCCTACACCGGCGATCTTGACTATTTGAATGCGCAAAAATACTATCTGATTCCACTGCTGCAAAAACTCGCCGAATACATCGACGAAAACGGCTCGGAGACGCTGCCGAACGCACGATTCATCGACTGGCCGAATCAGGCGAATTCCGGCGCGACCCATGCGGGTCTTCAGGCCATGATGCTGTTGGCATTTGAAAAAGGCGGAACGCTCTGCGGTCTTCTCGGCGACCAAGAGACCGCCGAACTTTGCGATACCTGTGCCGCGAAGCTGAAAAAGCATATCCCAGACCCCTGCGGCTCTAAGCAGGCCGGTTCGCTGCTGGTCTGCGTCGGGCTTGCGGACGCGAAAGAGACCGCGCAGAATCTGCTGACCGTCGGCGGTGCGAAGGGTCTTTCGACGTTCTTGGGTTATTGGACGCTTGCGGCTATGTCTGCGGCGGGCGATACCGACGGGGCGCTCGATTTGATGCGCGAATACTGGGGCGGGATGCTGAAGATGGGCGCGACGACTTTCTGGGAGGACTTCAATATCGACTGGATGGAGAACTCTGCGGGCATCGACGAACTTGTCCCGGCGGGCAAAAACGACATCCACGGGGATTTCGGCGCGTATTGCTACAAGAATTTCCGCCACAGTTTGTGTCACGGCTGGGCGTCCGGCCCCGCGCCTTGGCTGACCCATCATGTGTTGGGCATTCAAATTCTCGAACCCGGCTGCAAAAAGCTGAAAATCGAGCCGCACCTCGGGCACTTGAAATTCGCGCACGGCACCTTCCCCACCCCCTGCGGCATGGTCTTGGTCGAAGTGAAAAACGAAAATGGAAAGCTAACCACTGATGTCAAAGCACCGGAGGGTGTGGAAGTAACCACAATGTAG
- a CDS encoding M3 family oligoendopeptidase, which produces MKFSEMQYVRPDLEKIGASYEKLIAQVKNAENAQTVFDAILEHEKVLMDFSTAQSLVNVRHSIDTEDQFYDAENDFLDQAGPLYEEKMQPFVQALLDSKFRPDCEKRFGKLLFVNAELAVKCFSPTIVDLLQEENKLVSEYDKLVASAKIEFDGKTLNLAQLGPYKENADRAVRKAAYEADGSFFMANAEKFDELYDKLVKVRTEIGKKLGYETFTPVGYMRMQRNCYTPEMVDTFRKQVIDDLVPVANRLRELQAKRIGLPKLSLYDLLYTFKEGNPKPDGTSDELVAAAVKMYHEMSERTGEFIDFMTQNDLMDLLTKPKKAGGGFCTLFANYKAPFIFANFNGTQGDVGTLTHEAGHAYAFYIAGNDEIYETAGPSLDACEIHSMSMEFFAWPWLENFYGKDAKRARLAHLEESVTFIPYGTMVDHFQHIMYEKPELTPAQRHEEWMKLEKLYRPYIDFESVPCYSQGRGWQRQSHIYEVAFYYIDYCLAQSVALAFWALSRKDRKNAWERYNHLVDCTGKKTFIELCKVADIKDPFTDGCLKQVASTAVDYLNQL; this is translated from the coding sequence ATGAAATTTTCCGAAATGCAGTATGTCCGCCCCGATCTTGAAAAAATCGGCGCATCTTATGAAAAATTGATCGCACAGGTCAAAAACGCCGAAAATGCGCAGACTGTTTTCGACGCCATTCTGGAGCATGAAAAGGTATTGATGGACTTTTCGACGGCGCAGTCCCTTGTGAACGTTCGCCACTCCATTGACACCGAAGATCAATTTTACGACGCAGAAAACGACTTTCTCGATCAGGCGGGACCGCTATATGAAGAGAAGATGCAGCCGTTCGTTCAGGCGCTGCTCGACAGCAAGTTCCGTCCCGACTGCGAAAAGCGTTTCGGCAAGCTGCTGTTTGTCAATGCGGAACTGGCGGTCAAGTGCTTCTCTCCGACGATTGTCGATCTGTTGCAGGAGGAAAACAAACTCGTCAGCGAATATGACAAATTGGTTGCAAGCGCGAAAATCGAGTTCGACGGCAAGACGTTGAATTTGGCGCAGTTGGGGCCGTATAAGGAAAACGCCGACCGCGCTGTGCGCAAAGCGGCTTACGAGGCCGATGGCAGCTTCTTCATGGCTAATGCGGAGAAGTTCGACGAACTCTATGACAAGCTCGTTAAGGTGCGCACCGAGATCGGCAAAAAACTCGGCTACGAGACCTTTACCCCGGTCGGTTATATGCGCATGCAGCGCAACTGCTACACCCCCGAGATGGTTGATACCTTCCGAAAACAGGTGATCGACGATCTGGTGCCGGTCGCAAACCGCCTGCGCGAACTGCAGGCCAAGCGCATCGGGCTTCCGAAATTGTCGTTGTACGATCTGCTGTATACTTTCAAAGAGGGCAACCCGAAACCCGACGGCACATCCGACGAATTGGTTGCGGCAGCCGTGAAGATGTATCATGAGATGTCGGAACGCACCGGCGAGTTTATCGATTTCATGACCCAAAACGACCTAATGGATCTGTTGACCAAGCCCAAAAAGGCCGGCGGCGGGTTTTGCACGCTGTTCGCCAACTACAAAGCGCCTTTCATCTTCGCCAATTTCAACGGCACCCAAGGCGACGTCGGCACGCTGACCCATGAAGCCGGGCACGCCTATGCGTTTTACATCGCCGGAAACGATGAGATTTATGAGACCGCCGGACCTTCGTTGGACGCCTGTGAAATCCACTCGATGTCGATGGAGTTTTTCGCATGGCCGTGGCTCGAAAATTTCTACGGCAAAGACGCCAAACGCGCACGGCTGGCGCATCTCGAGGAGTCGGTCACGTTCATCCCCTACGGCACGATGGTTGACCACTTCCAACATATCATGTACGAAAAACCCGAATTGACGCCGGCACAGCGCCATGAAGAGTGGATGAAGCTCGAGAAACTGTATCGTCCATATATCGATTTCGAAAGCGTGCCGTGCTATTCGCAGGGTAGGGGTTGGCAGCGGCAGTCGCACATCTATGAGGTCGCGTTTTATTATATCGATTACTGTTTGGCGCAGAGCGTCGCGCTGGCGTTTTGGGCATTGAGCCGCAAAGACCGGAAGAACGCTTGGGAACGTTATAATCATCTCGTGGACTGCACCGGTAAAAAGACCTTTATCGAACTCTGCAAAGTCGCCGATATCAAGGACCCTTTCACCGACGGCTGTCTGAAACAGGTCGCATCCACCGCAGTCGACTATCTGAATCAATTATAA
- a CDS encoding LysR family transcriptional regulator, producing the protein MNLLHLKYAVEIAETNSMTKAADRLYTSQPNLSRAIRELESTLGVTLFKRTSKGIYPTLEGEEFLGYARKVLAQVDEIEAMYQKGEKIPQQFSISTPRASYISCAFTEFIRKLDHAENMEIFYKETNTQRVISNILNADYKLGILRYQSTYDKNFKEVLKEKELASELIYEFSYMLLMSKSHPLASKKEIFISDLTPYVEIAHADPFVPSLPLSTVRKNEIIDDVEKHIYVFERGSQMDLLTEVPDTFMWVSPIPQRLLDRYSLVQRVCAENDRKYKDVLIYKKDYHLSQVDKLFIDELMKIKRNLT; encoded by the coding sequence ATGAATCTGCTGCATTTGAAATACGCCGTCGAAATCGCCGAGACCAACTCCATGACCAAAGCCGCCGATCGGTTGTATACATCCCAGCCGAATCTGAGCCGTGCGATACGGGAGTTGGAGAGCACACTCGGCGTCACCCTGTTTAAGCGCACATCGAAAGGCATCTATCCCACATTGGAAGGCGAAGAGTTTCTTGGCTATGCCCGCAAGGTACTCGCACAGGTCGATGAGATTGAAGCCATGTATCAAAAGGGCGAAAAGATCCCGCAGCAGTTTTCAATTTCGACTCCGCGGGCCAGCTATATTTCCTGCGCGTTTACCGAATTCATCCGAAAGCTCGACCATGCCGAGAATATGGAGATTTTTTATAAGGAAACCAACACCCAGCGCGTAATCAGCAATATTTTAAACGCGGATTATAAACTGGGTATTCTGCGGTATCAATCGACTTATGATAAAAATTTCAAAGAGGTGCTTAAGGAAAAAGAACTCGCCTCCGAACTGATCTATGAATTCAGCTATATGCTTTTGATGTCAAAATCTCATCCGCTCGCTTCGAAAAAAGAGATTTTTATCAGCGATTTGACTCCGTACGTCGAGATTGCCCACGCCGATCCCTTTGTCCCTTCGCTGCCGTTGAGCACCGTCCGCAAGAACGAGATCATCGATGATGTGGAAAAACACATCTATGTATTCGAACGCGGCAGCCAGATGGATCTCTTGACCGAAGTCCCCGACACGTTTATGTGGGTCTCGCCGATCCCGCAACGGCTGCTGGACAGATATTCGCTGGTTCAGCGCGTCTGCGCCGAGAATGACCGAAAGTATAAAGACGTTTTGATCTATAAAAAGGATTATCATCTGTCTCAGGTTGACAAGCTCTTCATTGACGAGTTGATGAAAATCAAGCGTAATTTAACTTGA
- a CDS encoding FAD-binding protein yields MIYDVAVIGAGPAGSTLARLLPETLKSVIIDRKNDGPDSFSKPCGGLLSTDAQKSLSAFALTLPKEFLVDPQIFSVKTIDLKTGLIRHYQRFYINLDRHKFDRWLFSLIPAYVEKLEAEVTDISRENGVFLIICKTPDGKTRQITAKQIVGADGANSIVRRTFFPYRKMRSYIAIQQWFAEAHRNPFYSCVFDPETSDCCSWSISKDNHFIFGGAFSPKNCRESFEKQKKKLEKYGFKFGEPIKTEACMVLRPKSFFDFTTGKDGVFLVGEAAGFISPSSLEGISFAIDSATVLADVLSGKAKNPERVYHIKTRKIRLKLLAKILKCPFMYGPILRHLIMASGLNTIKVRE; encoded by the coding sequence ATGATATATGACGTCGCAGTGATTGGTGCGGGCCCTGCGGGTTCGACGCTTGCCCGATTGCTGCCGGAAACGTTAAAATCCGTCATCATCGATCGGAAAAACGACGGGCCGGACAGCTTTTCCAAACCCTGCGGCGGCTTGTTGTCCACCGATGCGCAGAAATCGCTCTCGGCCTTTGCGCTGACGCTGCCCAAGGAATTTCTCGTCGATCCGCAGATTTTTTCGGTCAAGACCATCGATTTGAAAACCGGCTTGATCCGCCATTATCAGCGTTTTTACATCAATCTCGACCGGCATAAATTCGACCGCTGGCTGTTTTCGTTGATCCCCGCCTATGTGGAAAAACTCGAGGCGGAAGTCACCGATATTTCCCGGGAAAACGGCGTTTTTCTCATTATCTGCAAGACGCCGGACGGCAAAACGCGGCAGATCACAGCCAAACAAATTGTCGGTGCGGACGGCGCAAACTCGATTGTGCGCAGAACCTTTTTCCCGTACCGAAAGATGCGCAGCTATATTGCCATTCAACAGTGGTTTGCCGAGGCGCACCGAAATCCGTTTTACTCCTGCGTCTTCGATCCTGAGACTAGTGACTGCTGCTCGTGGTCCATTTCTAAAGATAATCATTTCATCTTCGGCGGGGCATTCAGCCCGAAAAACTGCCGGGAGAGTTTTGAAAAGCAAAAGAAAAAACTCGAAAAGTACGGTTTTAAATTCGGCGAACCGATCAAAACCGAGGCCTGCATGGTGCTGCGTCCGAAGTCCTTTTTCGATTTTACAACAGGAAAGGACGGCGTGTTTTTGGTCGGAGAAGCGGCGGGATTCATCAGCCCGAGTTCGCTCGAGGGAATCAGTTTCGCCATCGACAGCGCCACGGTATTGGCCGATGTGTTGTCGGGAAAGGCAAAAAATCCGGAACGCGTCTATCATATAAAAACGCGTAAAATCCGTTTGAAACTGTTGGCGAAAATCTTAAAATGTCCGTTTATGTATGGACCGATTTTGCGGCATTTGATTATGGCAAGCGGTTTGAATACGATCAAAGTCCGTGAATAA
- the adhE gene encoding bifunctional acetaldehyde-CoA/alcohol dehydrogenase has protein sequence MKAITYPIIDSVEKLEQRLAEVRAAQKRFALYTQEQVDRIFLAAASAANKARIPLAKLAVEETGMGIAEDKVIKNNYASEYIYNAYKNTKTCGVIEVDAAFGMKKIAEPIGVIAAVIPTTNPTSTAIFKALIALKTRNGIIFSPHPRAKKCTVEAARIIHEAAVEAGAPENIIAWIDAPNLDMTNLVMKEADIILATGGPGMVKAAYSSGKPALGVGPGNTPAVIDETADIVLAVNSIIHSKTFDNGMICASEQSVIVLDKVYTQVKKEFADRGCYFLNREETEKVRKVILINGALNAKIVGQTAYKIAALANVEVPEKTKILIGEVESVDLSEEFAHEKLSPVLAMYRAKTIDDAFDKADHLIADGGYGHTASIYLNALTETEKLARFSERMKTCRILVNTPSAQGGIGDLYNFKLAPSLTLGCGSWGGNSVSENVGVKHLLNIKTVAERRENMLWFRAPEKVYIKKGCLPVALDELGNVLHKKKAFIVTDSFLYSNGYTKPIEKKLDEMGLMHTTFSHVEPDPTLACAKEGAALMTAFAPDVIIAVGGGSAMDAAKIMWVLYEHPEADFMDMAMRFMDIRKRVYTFPRMGEKAYFIAVPTSAGTGSEVTPFAVITDEKTGVKYPLADYELMPKMAIVDADMMMNAPRGLTSASGIDAVSHALEAFASMMATDFTDGLALKSLEMIFEYLPRAYDSACSGTPDPVAREKMANAATMAGMAFANAFLGVMHSMAHKLGSFHHIPHGVANALMMDEVLRYNAVDIPVKMGTFPQYDHPHTLARYAKIADYLGIKGKTDTDKLNGLIAKIDELKAYIGIKPTIKDYVANEEDFLARLDAMTEQAFDDQCTSANPRYPLMSEIKQMYLNAYYGEHKDI, from the coding sequence ATGAAGGCAATCACTTATCCGATCATCGACAGTGTAGAAAAACTGGAACAGCGTCTGGCTGAAGTGCGTGCGGCACAAAAACGCTTTGCACTCTATACCCAGGAACAGGTCGACCGGATTTTTCTCGCTGCGGCTTCGGCTGCAAACAAGGCGCGCATTCCGCTGGCAAAGCTGGCTGTGGAAGAAACCGGGATGGGCATCGCAGAAGACAAAGTCATCAAGAACAATTACGCATCCGAATATATTTACAACGCTTATAAAAACACAAAAACCTGTGGTGTCATCGAAGTGGACGCTGCTTTCGGCATGAAAAAAATTGCCGAGCCGATCGGCGTCATCGCCGCAGTCATTCCGACGACAAATCCGACCTCCACTGCAATTTTCAAGGCATTGATCGCCCTGAAAACCCGCAACGGAATCATCTTCAGCCCGCATCCCAGGGCTAAAAAATGTACCGTCGAGGCGGCCCGTATTATTCATGAAGCGGCTGTGGAAGCCGGTGCGCCTGAAAACATCATCGCATGGATTGACGCACCGAATTTGGACATGACTAACCTTGTGATGAAAGAAGCCGACATCATTCTCGCAACCGGCGGCCCCGGCATGGTCAAAGCGGCCTATTCTTCCGGCAAACCCGCACTCGGCGTCGGCCCGGGCAACACACCCGCCGTCATCGACGAAACCGCTGACATCGTGCTGGCGGTCAATTCAATCATCCATTCCAAAACCTTCGACAACGGTATGATCTGTGCTTCCGAGCAGTCGGTCATCGTCCTCGATAAAGTCTATACACAGGTCAAAAAGGAATTTGCCGATCGCGGCTGTTATTTTCTGAACAGAGAAGAGACCGAAAAAGTTCGTAAGGTCATTTTAATCAACGGTGCACTGAACGCCAAAATCGTTGGTCAGACCGCTTATAAAATTGCCGCCCTGGCAAATGTCGAAGTGCCCGAAAAGACCAAGATTTTGATCGGTGAAGTCGAGAGTGTGGACTTATCCGAAGAATTCGCACACGAAAAGCTGTCCCCTGTACTGGCCATGTATCGTGCAAAAACCATCGACGATGCGTTTGACAAAGCCGATCACCTGATTGCGGACGGCGGCTACGGACACACTGCTTCGATTTATCTGAATGCCTTGACCGAAACCGAAAAACTCGCGCGTTTTTCCGAACGCATGAAAACCTGCCGCATTCTCGTCAACACTCCGTCGGCGCAAGGCGGTATCGGCGACCTGTACAATTTCAAGCTTGCACCGTCGCTGACGCTGGGCTGCGGAAGCTGGGGCGGTAACTCCGTCTCGGAAAACGTCGGTGTCAAACATCTGCTCAACATCAAAACCGTAGCCGAGAGGAGAGAAAATATGCTCTGGTTCCGCGCACCCGAAAAGGTCTATATCAAAAAAGGCTGCCTGCCCGTCGCACTCGACGAACTCGGCAATGTCCTGCACAAGAAAAAGGCCTTTATTGTCACCGACAGTTTCTTATATTCCAACGGTTACACCAAACCCATCGAGAAAAAGCTCGATGAGATGGGCCTGATGCACACGACGTTTTCCCATGTCGAACCCGATCCGACGCTGGCTTGCGCCAAAGAGGGCGCGGCGCTGATGACCGCTTTTGCACCCGATGTGATCATCGCGGTGGGCGGCGGCTCGGCGATGGATGCGGCCAAGATCATGTGGGTGCTGTATGAACATCCCGAGGCCGATTTCATGGACATGGCCATGCGCTTTATGGATATTCGCAAGCGGGTCTATACCTTCCCGAGAATGGGCGAAAAGGCCTACTTCATCGCGGTTCCGACTTCTGCGGGTACCGGCTCCGAAGTCACGCCGTTCGCCGTTATCACCGACGAAAAGACCGGCGTTAAATATCCGCTTGCCGACTATGAACTGATGCCCAAAATGGCAATTGTCGACGCGGATATGATGATGAATGCGCCGCGCGGTCTGACCAGCGCTTCCGGTATCGACGCGGTATCGCATGCCCTCGAGGCCTTCGCCTCGATGATGGCGACCGATTTCACCGACGGACTCGCGCTCAAGAGCTTAGAGATGATTTTCGAATACCTGCCGCGTGCTTATGACAGCGCCTGCTCCGGCACACCCGACCCTGTAGCTCGAGAGAAAATGGCCAACGCCGCAACTATGGCCGGTATGGCATTCGCCAACGCCTTCTTGGGCGTGATGCACTCGATGGCGCACAAGCTGGGTTCATTCCACCACATCCCGCACGGCGTCGCAAACGCGCTGATGATGGATGAAGTGCTGCGTTATAACGCGGTTGATATCCCTGTTAAGATGGGCACTTTCCCGCAGTACGATCACCCGCACACCCTTGCACGTTATGCCAAAATCGCCGATTACCTGGGCATTAAGGGTAAGACCGATACCGACAAGCTGAACGGACTGATCGCAAAGATCGACGAATTGAAAGCCTATATCGGCATCAAACCGACGATCAAAGATTACGTTGCGAACGAAGAGGACTTTTTGGCGCGGCTTGACGCAATGACCGAGCAGGCATTTGACGACCAGTGCACCTCAGCCAACCCGCGTTACCCGCTGATGAGCGAGATCAAGCAGATGTATTTGAACGCCTATTACGGTGAACATAAAGATATCTGA
- a CDS encoding AbrB/MazE/SpoVT family DNA-binding domain-containing protein: MSAPNGKYVFGTVKVGEKGQIVIPKEARDVFNIKPGDMLLVLGDEQQGIGIVKSDVLQAFAEQIMNAREIKED; encoded by the coding sequence ATGAGTGCACCCAACGGAAAATATGTCTTCGGGACCGTTAAGGTCGGCGAAAAGGGACAGATTGTCATCCCGAAAGAAGCCCGTGATGTCTTCAACATCAAGCCGGGCGATATGCTGTTGGTGCTCGGCGATGAGCAGCAAGGCATCGGGATTGTCAAAAGCGACGTTTTGCAGGCGTTTGCCGAACAGATTATGAACGCGCGCGAAATCAAGGAGGATTAA